A window of the Streptomyces sp. NBC_01351 genome harbors these coding sequences:
- a CDS encoding lysine N(6)-hydroxylase/L-ornithine N(5)-oxygenase family protein yields the protein MPSTVKPHDFIGIGLGPFNLGLACLTAPIDELDGLFIESKPHFEWHAGMFLDGAHLQTPFMSDLVTLADPTSSFSFLNYLKDKDRLYSFYIRENFYPLRAEYNDYCRWAADRLDNVLYSTSVTEVTYDEQAGLYEVHTDKGETHLARRLILGTGTPPHVPESCADLGGDFLHNSAYMQHKAELQKKKSITLIGSGQSAAEIYYDLLAEIDVHGYQLNWVTRSPRFFPLEYTKLTLEMTSPEYVDYFHALPEETRYRLESQQKNLFKGIDGDLINAIFDLLYQKKITMPGAVPTTLLTNTSLNSTAYDTTTGSYTLGLRQEEQERDFSLTSEGLVLATGYKYRIPEFLAPVRDRLVFDGHGRLDAARNYSVDSTGRGIFLQNGTTHNHSLTSPDLGMAAYRNAFIIGELLGREYYKVEKSIAFQQFAVPEGTHA from the coding sequence TTGCCGTCCACCGTTAAGCCCCACGACTTCATCGGAATCGGTCTCGGTCCCTTCAACCTGGGACTCGCCTGCCTCACCGCCCCGATCGACGAGCTCGACGGCCTGTTCATCGAGTCGAAGCCGCACTTCGAGTGGCACGCCGGCATGTTCCTCGACGGCGCGCACCTGCAGACGCCGTTCATGTCGGACCTGGTCACCCTCGCCGACCCGACCTCGTCCTTCTCCTTCCTGAACTACCTGAAGGACAAGGACCGGCTGTACTCCTTCTACATCCGGGAGAACTTCTACCCGCTGCGGGCCGAGTACAACGACTACTGCCGCTGGGCCGCCGACCGGCTCGACAACGTCCTGTACTCGACCTCCGTCACCGAGGTCACGTACGACGAGCAGGCGGGGCTGTACGAGGTCCACACCGACAAGGGCGAGACCCACCTGGCCCGCCGCCTGATCCTGGGCACCGGCACCCCGCCGCACGTGCCCGAGTCCTGCGCGGACCTGGGCGGCGACTTCCTGCACAACTCCGCCTACATGCAGCACAAGGCGGAGCTCCAGAAGAAGAAGTCCATCACCCTCATCGGCTCCGGCCAGAGCGCCGCCGAGATCTACTACGACCTCCTCGCCGAGATCGACGTACACGGCTACCAGCTCAACTGGGTGACCCGCTCCCCGCGCTTCTTCCCCCTGGAATACACGAAGCTGACGCTGGAGATGACCTCGCCGGAGTACGTGGACTACTTCCACGCGCTCCCGGAGGAGACCCGGTACCGGCTGGAGTCCCAGCAGAAGAACCTCTTCAAGGGCATCGACGGCGACCTCATCAACGCCATCTTCGACCTGCTCTACCAGAAGAAGATCACCATGCCGGGCGCGGTCCCGACCACGCTCCTGACCAACACCTCCCTCAACTCCACGGCGTACGACACCACCACGGGTTCGTACACCCTGGGGCTGCGCCAGGAGGAGCAGGAGCGGGACTTCTCCCTCACCTCCGAGGGCCTGGTCCTTGCCACGGGCTACAAGTACCGGATCCCGGAGTTCCTCGCCCCCGTCCGCGACCGCCTGGTCTTCGACGGCCACGGCCGCCTGGACGCCGCCCGCAACTACAGCGTGGACAGCACCGGGCGCGGGATCTTCCTCCAGAACGGCACCACGCACAACCACTCCCTCACCTCGCCCGACCTGGGCATGGCCGCGTACCGCAACGCGTTCATCATCGGCGAGCTCCTCGGCCGCGAGTACTACAAGGTCGAGAAGTCCATCGCGTTCCAGCAGTTCGCAGTTCCGGAAGGCACCCACGCAT